The following coding sequences lie in one Apium graveolens cultivar Ventura chromosome 3, ASM990537v1, whole genome shotgun sequence genomic window:
- the LOC141714601 gene encoding uncharacterized protein LOC141714601: MGYNDSQLTPSDAPIYGFNHVEYKVEGAIQLPVTIGEELREATQMLNFQVFKEASTYNVIMGRPGIHVFKDVPSTYHMVLKFPTRNGVGEARGDQKMARSCYVAALRPDGTGVRSYLPKTSEQDICPSNWEGHGGLCR, translated from the exons ATGGGCTACAATGATTCTCAGCTAACTCCGTCCGACGCACCCATCTACGGGTTTAACCATGTGGAATACAAAGTCGAAGGAGCAATACAACTTCCCGTAACTATCGGGGAAGAGCTCAGGGAGGCCACACAGATGTTGAACTTTCAGGTTTTCAAGGAAGCCTCTACTTACAATGTTATCATGGGTAGACCAGGGATCCATGTTTTTAAGGATGTGCCCTCAACCTACCACATGGTACTGAAGTTCCCAACTAGAAATGGTGTTGGAGAAGCAAGGGGAGATCAGAAGATGGCCCGCAGTTGCTATGTTGCAGCACTTAGGCCCGATGGAACAGGGGTCAG gagctacttacCAAAGACTAGTGAACAAGATATTTGCCCATCTAATTGGGAAGGCCATGGAGgtctatgtcgatga